GAGCCGGGGCAGGAGGGGTCAGGGATTGAGGATGTAGGTCTGTGTTGGGATCTATGGGGCTGGAGGCCGTTGAATGTTTGGACAACTCCTCTATGAGAACTTGTCTGTGCCAGTCAGGGTTGCTGCTCCAAGTGAGCTTGAACTGGGGGTCCAGGGTGGTGGCAGTTATGTAGAGGGGATCCTCCAGGACAGGGGCCAGCCGACGCTCTATAGCCTGGCTGAGGCCCACCAGAAGAGAGGGGCAGTGTGGCGTTGACGTCTCAGAGAGATGCTTACGAAGGCCCAGAACACATGGCACAGCCAGACTGATGGACAcatgtctgtccatctgtctgtctgcccgtCTATCCCCTTGCACCATGTCCCAGGCCTCGGTGAAGGGCTCCAAAGTGTCGGTGAGCTCCCTCAGCAGGGCTCTCTCTGAAACACCCAGCGCCAGCTCCCCCGGACCGCTCACCTCCTCCAGGAACTCCATGGAGTCCAGCAGCCGCCGCACTAcctgcaaaaacaattaaacaaaacaactataCCGTTTAAAAactatgaaaacacacactcttgaTTTTGTCATTACAGAAAACATAGCATTTCTCTGTagtgtaatataaatgttgCTTAAACAGCTACATAAACAGGCTATGAAATGAATGTTACTGCATACTGATACCACTTAATAATAACCTCCCTTTTTGTAATTTATAAGCAGTATATAAACAACTAAAAAGGCTTATAACACACTAATGTAGcagacattttgtttattattgtatttcacATCCGTTTATAACCACATTATGGTGTATTATAAACAATGTATTAAGTGGCTTGTTATGCTATGTATAGTATTCATACCTTAAGTTGAGCCGCCCAGTCTCTTGAGGTTCCTGGTGCCCCCATGCTCAACCCAGGACCATCAAACACCTGGCTAAGTTTCTCAGGAGGGACAGCAGAGGTAATGTAGTTGTAGAAACAGGCAGCTTTGGCCAGTGTGGAAGCGACCTGTGGACAGGAGCGTAACCCCTCTCTGACACACTGTTCAAGAGAGCGGGAGAAACAGTCCACTCGACAAACACCCAGACCCTGCTCCCACGAGTCCTCCCACTCTCCTTCGTCACCATGGCCATTCTTGATTTCTTCCTCCACATTGTTGCCATTGTCCGACTCGtctccatcatcttcatcttgcCCGTTAGTAAGAGGAGGTGAAAGCAGAAAACCAGGAAGACAACATGGCTTtacggttgttgttgttgctaggAAAGGGTCCGCAACCACACGAAATGCTCTCCCTGACACGCCATGAGATTGACATACTTCATCAAAATCTGAAAGCACGCGATTCCCAGAGCTGCCTCCAGTCAGGGGAAGGCACGCCAGGAGTGCTGAACGCATCTGCCAATCAGATGTGAGAAAATGGCAGGTGACACCAaggtacctacacacacacacacacacacacacacacacacacacacacacacacacagagacagagagagagacagagtgagagagagagagaaagagaaagattaatCAGCAAGGTAATCAAACCAAGAGGGAATCACgttgttttttgttgattttACCTCCTTACCCTGAAGTGGCTCCAGTTAAGCCCCTCCAGAGATCCAGGCTGAGACTGAGGGCATGCACTGAGGCCAGGGCCTGACGGGTTGCTACCTGGGCCTGGTAGGCGTAGGCTGGGAGCAGCTGGCTCTGGATGTAATGCTGGGGCTCAGGAGTATAACGCGGCTCCAGGAGCTGAAGCAGCTCTCTGAAGCCTTGATTTTCCACTAAGGATACTGGCTGCAGATCACGCACAATCATCTTAGCTATAGCCTCAGAGATCAGAACCTGtgttgacaacaacaacaaaaaacctGTAAATTCAAATGATTTCATTACAATGCCACAATAAAAGTATGCCACACTTTTAGGATTTCATAAATAGTAGCTCAGTCATTCGCATCTCAATCGATGATGGACAATTATACACACCTGACGTGGGTCATGTCTATCAAACTTGGTCAACCCTCCTCCAGAGCCTCCTACTCCTCCCTCAAGGGTTGCCATTCCTccagcacctcctcctcctcctcctcctcctcctcctcctcgagGCATGATGGGGTGAGTGTAGCGGGTATTCCCTCCATTTGTGGTGAAACTGTGCAGGGAACCAGAGTAACCCTCTCTCTTCATATCCTTCCTTTTCACAAAGTCATCATACATAGCCTGGTGCTTCCGCTAAATGGGAAAGAGTCAAAGAGAGGCACAACAATGTTACTGGTTGAATAGTTACTGTTTAGACGTCTCTACACACCATACTGCCCTGTTCATCTGTGGAAGAGGATACAGTATGGGTAGAGAAGCAACAGACTGTCTTTACAGTCAGGTTTATATAGCTGACACTGTGTGGCATACATAGATGATGTATGGTCAGCTGTTTCAGCTGATGCCGCTATAAATATGATTAGACTgagaattaaacattttattttgaaatcattaCCTTCAGATGCGTTACGAAGTTGGACGTGACACTCCGCTTCGCCTGGATCCTGGTACCACAAGCCTTGCAGTTGGACTCGATTTTGCCATTTTCACCTTCAAACACAATATTAAAGTAATCCAGAATAGACACCTTCGAAATAGACGCCATTGGAGCCCACAGTTCAAGTTGACTAAAATCAACTTGCGATCAAAGAAAATCGGAGTCTGAGGTATTAATCTCACCTCGCATCTAATCATGAGCGCAGGCCAGCGTGTTTACTTCTCAATCCCTGATCACACATCAAAAAAATGTTAATGCCAGCTGCGCAGACAAAAGACAATGTAATTCCAGGCGGGAGTTTTGTCGCTTGCACCCCCGAAATCGTCCACAATCTGGCTACACGGGCTACTGTGGATGTCCGGAaacatcaataatataatagtgAAGCTACATCCGTTGTTTCTGCGCTCCCGTCAGTCGTTAGGACGCAAGTGAAGGGGAGGCAGATCGTTGTGTTTGATGGAAGCATATAGACAGTATTATGATTGGAGCAGGAAGTACACACAATAAACGGGAGTCTCGTTTCCCGTTTCGGCAGTTCCCGGAAATGTTGGGCTGTCCCCAGTCAAGATCAGGCAGTTTTCCTCTGATAAAATACTTGTCATAAGATTTTAAATGAAGAATGGATTTCTgttataataaaattaaaatagtaaataataaataaaaaagcgtgcttagttaaattaaaaaactatttttattttgtatttaatagaACGtctgggttgccaggttgtttaaaaaaaggtagaTCGTAtaagaagtgtttttttttctcatcacTTTTTAGACCAAATATAGCAAAGtgctttaaacaataaaaacaaacagagaggcGTGTAATTAATAGGCAGAAACAAGTAAACATaagcatttaaaatatattgaatCAGTATTATTAAAACTATTGATATgctaataaatatgtttgactATTTACATTCTGGAACATGGCTGCAGAGGATCTGGACCACAGTATATTTATTAACAATTTATTTagcattcattatttattaatggaTTCCCAAAAATGTATAACTGCATttttactaaataaaaatatttttgcacttGTTAAAACCTGGCAACCTACATTTGGTTCTTATAAGTGATCTATAAATTATTAGTAAAAGCTTTTACAATTTATAAATCCTTTAGAAAGAGTGCCTtatcagaaaacatttattgaaagaTTCAAACAAgttctctttatatttaacCATTACTTTTACAGTGTACAACACAGAAATCCTAAAAGACAGAATTCACTAACACATCagtcaaaaacacacaagaactCACAAAATCTACCACGGTTTAGTCATTACAGAATAATCTGTAATCCCCTCTTCAAAATCCACCGAGAGGATCACTGTTGAGTTAAATTGTCCCTGAAGCGAAATCTACCGATTCCAACCTGTCACTATCTGTGGCCACACGCTCTTCTCAGATCATCTCCTGCTTTGACTCAACAGAGTTATTTAGTCTGCTCTGTTGTCCAACTGGGCTGCTGAGGATTCCTCCTGGAgaatgtgtttgtctttcatGCTGTGCTTCAGCTCCTGTCTGCTGTTCAAAACTGCAGTCTGAAGGGTTGCAATCTCAGCTGACAGCTCTACTACTGTAATAtgacagaaaaaaaggagaaCAGATGAAGCATCTTCACCAATGTGATAACACATACTATATTATAGAGCATATCAAAAGATGCTGCAAATATAAGCTAGGTTGGCCTGTATCCCAGTGAAATTAGtgaattgtttgtattttgtcctTTCATTTGAATTACGAGGCTAGTAAGGTTAACACTAGGTGTGCATCTGTAtatggttgtgttttctgtatttgcaaCATGTTTTGTAATTGCAGAATGTGTATCACAATTTGCCCGTGTTTTACTTCTTTGTAGCATTTTTGTAAATACTCCACAGGTTTACATTGTGTGGTAAGAAAGAAAATTATATCTTTCCATAGCAGTATCTGGTACGTACAATCAAAATGATGACCTAATTTTGGCTATATCCCACATTAATCACAATGTGCAAATGTTTGACTATTTTAAATCAGACTCTTTTGGAAATGTAACATCATACCTTGCTTGAATGATGACTGTGCTTGTTTCAGAGTTTGTGGCACAAGAATCCCAAACCATTTCAGTGGATCTTGCTGAGGATTTGGGTCATGTTTTCTTACTGGAGTTACTTCAGGAGCTTTCTCACAGCTTGCTTCTTCACTTGCCTCTTCCTCAGTGATATGCTTTTTTGGTTTGATTCTTCTCCTGACACCTATAAAACAGcatcatttattaaatcaaaaatgtatttgtttttggtaaatgtaaacaacattcattttctttcaccACATGGACTATGGCAGACTCACCTTTTTCTTGAGGGCCAATATCCTCTATTGACTTAGCATCTTTTCCATCCTCATTACCACACTTTTGTTTGACCCTTTCTGTGCAGAAATCCACATCACCCGTGTCCAGTGTTCTGTAACACATGAATCCAAGGCATAAATATTGACAGTCCTTCCAACTCCAGTGAACACCAATTTATCTTTTCATGTCTTATTCCTCACCTAGCATGAACATAGACCAGGGGCTCTATTTCACTGGCATACTGAAGAGCAGAGACGCATTTGTTTCCCATGGAATATCGTGCCTTGGACATGGAAAACCATCCCTGTGGGGAACACGAAATGGTAACTAAATAGTAAGTGGGAGAAGAGGATACAGCACAACATACAAGACCTTcatatgcaaaaagaaaagtgagggTTATGTGTACATGCACTTACATATGAAGACATTCAGTTGAAAACAACTTAGGCAGGCTTAATATTAGTTGTTATAGTAAGAATTCTAAAATAAGTATACTTTTAagtaaacaattattttcagcATCTATTATTCTGATGCTTTTGTTTCCAATAATCAGTGAAATATTCCCATCAACATTTCCCAGAGCCTAAACTGACAGTCAACAATCAGGTACTTTCAACGGTACCCATTTATTTTTAGTTGGGTCAATCCATGTCATAGATTTTtatgaaaaaaacatgtgaaCATTATTCGTACTTTTATACGTCTGTAATATTACATTCAGTGGATTTGATTTATATGTAGATATTTATAATGTGCTGACTTCAATATCACTTCTATATAAAAATGTCAACCCTATCCAAAATAATCAATTGGTGAAgaatacacaacacacaacctTCACAAGATCAAAACTGCATAACCTATaaaggtttaaaataaaaaatatttggaatAGAGCTATTTGATTCTATGTGCTACCTGCTCTATGAGGGAGTTGAGAGCGGCTCGTTTCTCTTCCAGTAACTCCAGCTGGTCCATGAAACGCATAAGCTTTTCGTCCAGCAATAGAGAAGATTCCTCCAATTCCGATATCCCCATGTCGACTTTTAGCACGTTACTATCTCAAGTACTTTCTCATACAATCTGTACCGCCGTCGTTTCGACTAGAAATCAGCCATTCAACGTTAAAACAACTGCATTGGCATTTACCCATTAAGCGTAGAAAAGACGATTACTGCTTCCGTATATGTCTAACATCATGTGACACATGGTGTCACGTGATTAAGACCACGTGTACTTAAAATAATACCCATTGAGAAAGCAAGGGAATGATACGTGAATTATACCCATTGCAGGACGAACTCATCAGTATTACAGTTATTAAGGTGTAACAAACCCAACTTTGTATGGTATATCTGTTAAATAACATACACGATAAATTAGCTCTTATAATCTTCATTCTTAAAAGTATATTCTATATTAGACAAAAGGGATGTTCCCATACCGGGAGTCGAACCCGGGCCGCCTGGGTGAAAACCAGGAATCCTAACCGCTAGACCATATGGGACCGATAGAACATTATAAGGACACTAATATTTTTAAACGGTTGGAGTTACGATTGCTGCCATCTGTGGAGTAACACAGAATAAATAGCTATTTagttaagctaacgttagctacattccaccactggcaGTAATACATTATTGTATGCACTTAATTTAACAGTTAGCTAGCTTTGCTAACGTTAAAATAAACGTTTCATGCAACTTGACGTTAGCTAATTTAAGGTTTAACATTACACAGGTAACGTTACATATTGTGAAAAGTCTGCCTAGTGTTAGAAATGGCTAAATATTTCGATTTATAGTGAAGTAAGTTATAGAAAAGAACggttctttaaataaaaataataccaCCTACGTCACGGATGTACGTTAGCAGATCCGTTAGCTTGTTAACAAAATCACCTAGCTACTGTATTTGTGGTTGTTAGTTAGAGGCATGGGTATAAAACATGAAATCCACAGTTAGAGGTCCCGGGGAATCTGAAGCGCTGGTTGAAACGGTAGTACCCTGTGCCCAAAAACATCCATTTCGGACAACTTCATAAAGCCCACTGAACACGGTGGTAGCATGACTCTCAGTAGCTCGCCGTGATCGTATagtggttagtactctgcgTTGTGGCCGCAGCAACCCCGGTTCGAATCCGGGTCACGGCAGGGTTAATACCCTGACACGGCTTGAGGGGACAACTTTTATGTTCATATTCCTCAAAAAGGATACGAAAACACTAAGGTTTTGCGTAATAATGTCAGTGAGGAAGTGTACATAACTTAATTAATCAGTGTAGCCTTTGATATTCTTACATATCTTACATACATTTGTTAATtttgtgtatctgtattttggTTAGGGGACGAGTTGATTATGTTTTCAGGCCTTTTAAGCAATTTAAATATAACGTATTCTTGTCCTTCATTGATATTATTTGTCTCATTAATCTTCAGTAATCTGAATCtcatatattttaatttcatttatagTCTCGTACATCCACGTCAAAATGAAACATATTTGCCAGGAATAGTTTATTGTAAAAGCATTCCTTTTCAAGTGCAATCCACCCATCCCCAACTGTTGAAATAGTTGTATAACTTTGTCAGTGAGGAGAGGGGACTGTATTTGGAGTAAGAGACACATTTTCATTGGTGGTTGCCAACGATCATCTTTATGTTCCGAGGTGAAGAGCCAATCAACGGGCCAGCTGATCACATGTGCTGCTAGCTCTATGCATACTGTCTTCTGATTGGTCTTTGTAATCACAAATAACCGCCCCCTGCACTAGTGAGTTCCGCGTTTGAGTTCTCTAAGCATTGATAGGCCATGTAGTTAGACAGCTTTGGACTATTGGATCTCCAAGACATTCATATTTTTGAATTTTTACAATACTCTTTATTCGATTCAGAAGTTATTCCTTGTGCTGCTGGACACCCATTTTTGTAACATTACTGGTAAGGGCAAAATACACATGTCTGATATTAATATCTTTCAATAAAACCATACCTCTAATTACTtagtttgtaaatgtgtgataCATGACTTGTGTTAAAGACTCAGTGTATGTGCAGTGTAATATAATGCTGAGAGTGCTCATTCATTAATTAAATATCGTTTTTTCATAAAATGGTGAATTTTCATAGTTTTGGCTTCTTTGCTTCCAAACcagtcttctttcagactagttgAAAGAAAGcatcatacatacacatttaggtgtttatttaaCTAAACTTTATCTATTTGCATCTGTGGATTTctcctaaataaaaaaaataattttcattCCTGTCTATTAttttctgaaggtttttacggATAGATTTATTCATATATCACAAACATGCAGCACATGTATTGTTTTAATCCAATGGCTGTTTATAGcagtgttttcttatttatggAGTGTTtcaaagagatatccaaaagttcctctgtaaaaacctttgactcttaatatgtcaacaaaatgaaacaagaattttgaacttggctttatccaatgtttaGATTTCTGTTCCAGATATGTATGCACATTTGCACATATCTAATAAGACaatgcttcatttgcatatttaaacataacatttaaaaagaaaaaatcttaatgtaagtaatcaggTAGGGATGTTTTATGGTGATATCTAATGGTTAGTTTTTACCTTTTCCACCTGAAGTGTCTCCCTTTAACATCACATTGTTGGAATCAATACAGTGTAAGCCTACTGTGGATGAAGAGTGTTTACCATCCTTTCTTGAAACAGATGATGGATGCCACCTCAGCAACTGAAGTTCTTCATCCCTACTGGCCACGGAACCTTTTGATTCCCACCTATGTGGCCAATGACCGATCTATGTCAGAGATTCTGGTGTTCCTGTTTTCTGTGTCTGGGGT
This window of the Cottoperca gobio chromosome 7, fCotGob3.1, whole genome shotgun sequence genome carries:
- the vma22 gene encoding vacuolar ATPase assembly protein VMA22 gives rise to the protein MGISELEESSLLLDEKLMRFMDQLELLEEKRAALNSLIEQGWFSMSKARYSMGNKCVSALQYASEIEPLVYVHARTLDTGDVDFCTERVKQKCGNEDGKDAKSIEDIGPQEKGVRRRIKPKKHITEEEASEEASCEKAPEVTPVRKHDPNPQQDPLKWFGILVPQTLKQAQSSFKQVVELSAEIATLQTAVLNSRQELKHSMKDKHILQEESSAAQLDNRAD
- the LOC115010764 gene encoding zinc finger BED domain-containing protein 4 isoform X1, producing MASISKVSILDYFNIVFEGENGKIESNCKACGTRIQAKRSVTSNFVTHLKRKHQAMYDDFVKRKDMKREGYSGSLHSFTTNGGNTRYTHPIMPRGGGGGGGGGGGAGGMATLEGGVGGSGGGLTKFDRHDPRQVLISEAIAKMIVRDLQPVSLVENQGFRELLQLLEPRYTPEPQHYIQSQLLPAYAYQAQVATRQALASVHALSLSLDLWRGLTGATSGYLGVTCHFLTSDWQMRSALLACLPLTGGSSGNRVLSDFDEVCQSHGVSGRAFRVVADPFLATTTTVKPCCLPGFLLSPPLTNGQDEDDGDESDNGNNVEEEIKNGHGDEGEWEDSWEQGLGVCRVDCFSRSLEQCVREGLRSCPQVASTLAKAACFYNYITSAVPPEKLSQVFDGPGLSMGAPGTSRDWAAQLKVVRRLLDSMEFLEEVSGPGELALGVSERALLRELTDTLEPFTEAWDMVQGDRRADRQMDRHVSISLAVPCVLGLRKHLSETSTPHCPSLLVGLSQAIERRLAPVLEDPLYITATTLDPQFKLTWSSNPDWHRQVLIEELSKHSTASSPIDPNTDLHPQSLTPPAPAPSPVSSLSRPCKLFSFIKQRPTTQAKSLEQELAVYLREEPTDEEALHFWRRKAIDFPLLAQVAKRAFTIPACGTVVESIFTTAGRCLRPESGRVLPKNLETLIYLKANYRLLWT
- the LOC115010764 gene encoding zinc finger BED domain-containing protein 4 isoform X2 — its product is MRGENGKIESNCKACGTRIQAKRSVTSNFVTHLKRKHQAMYDDFVKRKDMKREGYSGSLHSFTTNGGNTRYTHPIMPRGGGGGGGGGGGAGGMATLEGGVGGSGGGLTKFDRHDPRQVLISEAIAKMIVRDLQPVSLVENQGFRELLQLLEPRYTPEPQHYIQSQLLPAYAYQAQVATRQALASVHALSLSLDLWRGLTGATSGYLGVTCHFLTSDWQMRSALLACLPLTGGSSGNRVLSDFDEVCQSHGVSGRAFRVVADPFLATTTTVKPCCLPGFLLSPPLTNGQDEDDGDESDNGNNVEEEIKNGHGDEGEWEDSWEQGLGVCRVDCFSRSLEQCVREGLRSCPQVASTLAKAACFYNYITSAVPPEKLSQVFDGPGLSMGAPGTSRDWAAQLKVVRRLLDSMEFLEEVSGPGELALGVSERALLRELTDTLEPFTEAWDMVQGDRRADRQMDRHVSISLAVPCVLGLRKHLSETSTPHCPSLLVGLSQAIERRLAPVLEDPLYITATTLDPQFKLTWSSNPDWHRQVLIEELSKHSTASSPIDPNTDLHPQSLTPPAPAPSPVSSLSRPCKLFSFIKQRPTTQAKSLEQELAVYLREEPTDEEALHFWRRKAIDFPLLAQVAKRAFTIPACGTVVESIFTTAGRCLRPESGRVLPKNLETLIYLKANYRLLWT